A genomic window from Phoenix dactylifera cultivar Barhee BC4 unplaced genomic scaffold, palm_55x_up_171113_PBpolish2nd_filt_p 001015F, whole genome shotgun sequence includes:
- the LOC103711388 gene encoding histone H3.2 → MARTKQTARKSTGGKAPRKQLATKAARKSAPATGGVKKPHRFRPGTVALREIRKYQKSTELLIRKLPFQRLVREIAQDFKTDLRFQSSAVAALQEAAEAYLVGLFEDTNLCAIHAKRVTIMPKDMQLARRIRGERA, encoded by the coding sequence CACGGACGAAGCAGACGGCGCGGAAGTCGACGGGCGGGAAGGCGCCGCGGAAGCAGCTTGCGACGAAGGCGGCCCGGAAGTCGGCGCCGGCGACGGGAGGAGTGAAGAAGCCGCACAGGTTCCGGCCAGGGACTGTGGCTCTGCGAGAGATCCGCAAGTACCAGAAGAGCACGGAGCTCCTCATCCGGAAACTCCCCTTCCAGCGCCTCGTCCGCGAGATTGCCCAGGACTTCAAGACTGACCTCCGCTTTCAGAGCTCCGCCGTCGCCGCCCTtcaggaggccgccgaggcctaTTTGGTAGGTCTCTTTGAGGACACCAACCTCTGCGCCATCCACGCCAAGCGTGTCACCATCATGCCCAAGGACATGCAGCTCGCCCGTCGCATCCGCGGCGAGCGCGCCTAG